Genomic window (Zymoseptoria tritici IPO323 chromosome 1, whole genome shotgun sequence):
TCTCATCTGTTCAAGACTATTGACGAATATGACGATTCCTTTGTTCCGTCCAGGCCCTACTATTACCAGCCATGCTCCCTCCCAGCTTCAGCAATAGCGCCTTTTCCTACACTCCTACTACCTCTTCACCGGATGGAGCTTAACCATCAGAGGTGACTTCTCCCACACAAGGTACACCTTCTGCTCTGCCCAGTCGTCCGGGAAACATTGCTCAATGTCAAAGTGCCAGATCAGCCGCGCGATCACAAGTTTCAGCCCGATCATGGCAATGCTACGACCGAGACCTAGACGACAACATGTCAGATCGCAGATCAAGACTTGAAAATGACAATGGCAATGACTTACAGTCCCTTGGGCCCACTGAGAATATCATAGCCGCGTCCTTGGAGTCATTGATATACCGGCGATCCTCCCCTGTCCACCGCTCTGGGGCGTACGTGTCCGGGTCGTGGAAGTTGACGGAACTCCTACAAGCCGCGTGTATCGGTACACCTACAGCCATGTTTCCAGGCACGAAATGACCATCGATGGTGATACCTTCGGTAGGCGTAAATCGAGGGTGAGTTACCGGAGATGGAGCTTGGATCCTCAAACTCTCGTCGAGGCAAGCTAGAAGATACCTGCATTTGTTGACTCCTGTCATGGTGATGTCCTCCGAGGTTGTAAATGTTGAACGGATCTCCTGGGTGAGCTTGAGCAAGGCATGCTTATTCGTTAACAACCGAAAGATGGTATGAACGACCGAGGTGACCAAGGTCTCCGTTCCTGCTGCCATGAGAAACACGGCATTGGAGTTCAGCTGGAGCGCGGTCATTTTGCCGTCCTTGTGAGACTCGATCAGAGTGCCCATGAAATCCGGAATGGGCGATTCTTTGGCGATACGAGCTTGTACCTTTGCCTTCTCTGCAATCAGCATAATCTACTTGGCTGTCCTCAGTGCAACCCACCTCGCTTGTCTTATAGAGGAACTTGCGGTCTGACAGCAAACTCCTGTCAAGCATCAAGGCCAGGAACGGAAGGCGAAGGAATCTCGGCAATCTTTGCGAGGCTTGACTAGGATGTATTAGCATATCGTTGTTGGTAGAGATCTCACAACGTACGCGTAGGCCATGGGTCTGCCTAGCCCTGTGAACTTGGTGATCCAGGGATGTAAGGCCGACGATGTGATGCATTCGAAAGAATCTCCATACGCTAGAAGCAGATGTCAGCTTTTGCTTCGTTCGGCAACGCGCATTGTGCAGCATACTAAGATGCCCGACGACGTCGAATATGAAGAACTGGCGATTATCGTTAGTGGCAGGCGTACAGTCGGAGAGCTCAGCACTGACGTTGACCCATTTCATAAGATCAATCGAGGCGTGCCCGTCTTGACCTTCTTCGTGAAGCTTGCAAATCAACAACGCAAGACGACTTTGAACCACGGTCTCCTGTTTCCTGAGCGCACTCTCGGAGAAACCTGGAGCCATCAACTTTCGAATGTAGGAGTGATAAGTTTCGTCGCAGTATAGCAGCGTCGGTTCGCCCATCCCGCTGGCATACATTTCATCCTTCCTGAGCTCTTTTTGTCCAGCTTTGCGACCATATATGTCCTTGAAGGCCTGAGGACGATTGAAGATGAGCTCATTCGGGGCAACCCGGACGACTGGGCCATATTGGTCGTGCAGCTCGAGCATGTATTGCGGTGAGTTGCCGCGAATGAGATCCAGAAAATATGGCCATCCGGACGCAGCTCTTACTTTCGGTCCAGGGTATTTGGCAAGAGGGTGGAGGTACAAGTTATACCCGACGGTCGTCGCTGAGTAGATCAGCGCCTGAGAGGTGTCAGCTGGTGTCTTGAAGCATCCATTCGGGATCCGACGTAGATCCGTACAAGTAATACTGTTCCGGCAAAAGCGCTCAACCCACTCGGGGCGACAGACATCCAATCCAACATCTCTGTGGCGTGGCAAAGACTTCCTGGACAAATGGTTGTGATGCTCTTTCGACCGCCAGTCGAGGAGATTGACAGTCAACGAGTCGACGTGCGTCAGCAAGAGGCACGGACTCACGGACAGCACTGTATGGCCACGGGATCGAACTTCACAGGCCTCAATCTGGCGTGATACCAGAGTTCGAGAGTCCGCGAGTCCGAGAATCGAGCCAGTGGTCATAGCTCTTATTTGACCAGGTGCTCCCCCAGCAGCATCGAAGCTCCCCTACTCTCGGACTATCATCATCATTGGGCTACCCTTGACCGTTCGCTCCGTGCGATGATCACTCCAATGCGGTAGCTTGTTCGAAATAACGCCTTTCGAAAACATCGTTCTTGTGACGAATCGAGACACCCCGAACATCTTTTCCAACGCTTCAGCGATAGGAGTCGCACTGATCACATAACAGCACTGGCAAATGTCGCAAACCACATACGCCACGTCACGAGCGCCCATGCTTGATGTACGCGGCTCTCTGCCCGGCCAAGTCAATACCGGAACCATTAGTCCGTACAGAAGAATCGATCGAAGCAATGACACTATCGGCACAAGCGATCTGGCTGCGGACGAACAAGTCCTGCTAGGGCCGTTCAACCATCTCGACGCCCGGCCCGGGAAGGAAATCCGGTCCCAATTGATTGATGCGTTCGACTCCTGGCTGCAAGTGCCCACCGCCTCACTGGCTGTCATCAAGAACGTGGTCCGCATGCTGCATAACGCTTCCCTCTtgatcgacgacatccaAGACAATAGCGAGCTGCGACGAGGAGCGCCGGCAGCACACCATGCCTTTGGGACAGCCCAGACAATCAACTCCGCCAACTATGTCTACTTTCGCGCTCTACGTGAGCTTTCTACACTCCACAACCCAGTGATGGTACAGATTTACACGGCAGAACTACTCAACCTCCATCACGGACAAGGAATGGACCTCTTCTGGCGCGAGACAGGTACATGTCCAACAGAAAGCCGATACCTTGAAATGGTTGGGAATAAGACCGGAGGCCTCTTCCGACTGGCCATCAGATGCATGTGTGTCGAAGGATCACCCAAGCAGAGCAGCGCTGACTACATACGGCTCGCGACCATGATCGGTATTCTCTTCCAGATCCTCGACGACTTTCGCAACCTCACAGACGGATCATATACATCCAGCAAAGGATTTTGCGAAGATTTGACTGAAGGCAAATTCAGTTTTCCAATCGTCCATGCTATTCGATCGAATCCCGGCGATTCGTTCCTCCACGATATCTTACGACAACACACGGACGATCCGGCAGTCAAAAAGGAGGCTGTGTCGTACTTGGAGCGGTGTGGCAGCTTGATTTACACGCAGGGCGTGATCCACCAACTTGCTGGGGACGTGCTTACTCTGGCTGATGAGGTAGATGCAGGACAGGGACGAGCACAGGCTCTGAAGGACATCGTTCAAAGACTGATGGTAAAACTGTAGCGACTGACAATTCATGCACTGTGTCTGTTGACAACTTGCGCACTCCAATAAGGCGTCGAATAGCCCATCGAATGATTGCAACTTGCTCTCGTTGTTTGGCAAGTAGTGTGCCTTGTTAAGAGTGAGAACTTCCGCGACGTCACCTCTGCAGTCATCACGACAGCAAACCATTGACAACTCACATGATTCAGACCGGTCCCACTGCCCACAGGCTTAGTGCTGACGACCGGTATACAGTAAGTTCGTCGCTGCTCTCTTCGAGCAACATTCAGCCCTTGATGACGCACCCTGGCCCGGACAGCTTGCTCCTTTCATTCTCCAAACAAGGGGCCCTGCATCCGTCAGCGCTTGTCAAGTCGCAAATGCCGAGAGTCGAGAGTCGAGACCAATAACGACACGACTGCTCCTGCAGCCTTAAGATATTAATGCAAGGTACTTACCCTTCCTGCATACCTCATGCAGCAAAAACATTACAACTATCAGCGGCGCCTGTCTTATTACGCCTCCATCCTCGTTGACAGGCGGCACTTAAACGCCGACCAGGATTACGGGCACGCAAAAGATGAGGCTTGGACATCaaactccgccgccgccgccgccgcctccaacTTCGCTTGCCCAACGCCAGCATCTTCCACGCCCGACCACACCAACCAGAACGACGCCTTTTCCCTCCGCAATGCCACTCCGCAAGGTTCGAGTTTGATAAGCGACTGAGTCTTACGTACCGGAATGCATGATACTTTGAGAATCTTGCCGCCCAACTTCGTCTTATCAAGTGAGTTGCGTGCACACGAGAAGAGATAACGTCGAGCTTTTCTGTAGCGTAGTGAACTCGAGCACTGCTAGCCGCTAGTAGAGGGCTAGCCACAACAAGCCTGATTTGACTTTAGCTAGGAGCCAGAGATATGTTGACCATCTTCGGGACCCAACCTGGAATGCTTACACAGCAGGGGTTCCTCGCGTGAACGAAACACGTTGTCAAGACACGTTGTCAAGAGATTGCTGGGATCATCTCCGCAGTGGTCCTTGAAATAGCCCTCATTGCTCGTGATGCAACGCTTACCGACGGCACGAACAGGCGACAAGGGCTCCCGCCAAATGCCAGACTCCTCACGGTTGCGCCGAAACATCATTGTTTGATATCGAGATTTTCATTTGTCCGACGAGGACAAGACCTTTCAACGCAAGACCAAATCATCGCCGGAATGGAGAGAAAGGCCGGAGAGACTGACGATACTTCCGTCAACATTAACGAAGGAACGCAAGCCTTCTCCGAGCCGCTGCCTTTTCATTTCGACCTTGGCCGCTATGCCATACCGCACAAGCTGTACATCCATGGCGATTGGTCGGACAGTAGCAAGCAGCAAACACGCAGCCTCACTTCGGCAGTTACAGACCAAGTGATCTGTGACAGTATGCACCTCTGAGAACTACTTTGCTCTGTCATCCGACTAATCTACAACAGATGTACACTGGGCCACTGGTGAAGATGTCGACCGGGCTGTAGATAGCGCGGAACGAGGCCTCAAGGCCTGGCAGGCACTGAGCAAGGTCAGCTCATGGCCGATCGGCGACTTCTTGTCCTCTAAGGCTGACCATTTTAGCGTCAACGGCGTGAAGCTCTGGTGAAGTACGGCGAGCTACTGAGGGAGCACGCGCAGGCCATCTTCTGGTTGGAAGCTGTACTCACGGGAAAGGCGCGATCATTCAGCGCCTATGAAGTCGACGCTGCGGCGGAGACGTTCAAATGCAAGTTCATCGATCTGCAATCTGCGACGGTTCCATCAATATACTGATGAATGCAAAGACTACGCAAGCTCGATCGACACTTTCCACGGCCAGGTCATTAGCCAGGAAGACGAGTGCATCAAGTACACGCTCCACCAGCCTTTCGGTATCTGCGCCGCCGTCCTTCCATTCAACGGTCCTCTCGTTTGCTTCGCTATGAAAGCGGCGCCTGCTCTGGCGGCAGGTAATGCTCTTATCGTCAAAGCTAGCGAGCTCAATCCATTCTCTACCATGCTCGCAATCTCGCTATCGGTCGAAGCGGGCATTCCTCCCGGGACCATCAATGGTCTCATAGGCGACGGAGAGGCTGGGAATGCGCTCGCGAGCCACATGAAGATTCGCAAGATCAGTTTCACGGGCAGCCTACCGACCGCACGTCTCATCCAGACTGCCGCAGCTCAGTCGAACCTGAAGAGCGTCACTCTTGAGCTCGGCGGCAAATCTCCTATCATTGTTTTCCCGGATGCAGACCTCGACAGAGCCGCTGAGGGTTGTTGCCAATTTTTGATGTTGAATGGTCAGGGATGCATGCTGGGGACTCGAGTGTACCTCCACAAGACCATATCCGACCAAGTGATCTCAAGAATCCAGGCGACGGTGCAGATGTACGAGGCCAATCTGCAATCAGATCCATTTCGGGACGACACCTGGAGCTCTCCTTTGTTCAACGCTCGCCAAAGGGAAACTGTGTTGCGATACATCGAGCATGGCAAGAGCGAGGCTACCCTCCTTCCAGGAGGCGGGGAGGTCATCGACGGCAGTGGATGCTATATCCGCCCAGCCATCTTCACGAACCCATCGTCCGCGGCCAGTATTCTGAAAAGTGAAATCTTCGGTCCCGTCGTTGTCATTTCTACttttgaagaggaagacgtggTCATCAAGGCCGCTAATGACTCCGAGCTGGGTCTGGGCGCCTTTGTATGGACCCGCGATATTGGCCGCGCTCTGCGAGTAAGTAGCCAGATCGAAGCCGGCTGCGTAGGAGTCAACGGAAATCCATACGTACCCTGGGTGGCGAACACCACCGCCGGGGGCTGGAAACGTGAGTATTCAGCCGTTCAATGCTGCCACCACCATCGACAAGTCTAATGAATTCACAGAAAGCGGCCAAGGAGTTGAGAATGGGTTCGCAGCACTGCTGGACTGGACGCAAACCAAAAGTGTGAAGATCTCAGGCTGAATCGCAGGAGGGTTCATTACATGGACACGCACGATAGTTCTGTGATATACTGTCTATTGAAGCCAGCAGACATGTCATCTATCCGCTTGTACTGTACCTCAACCGATGTTATGATGTGTGGGGGTCATCGGTTGAAAGAAGACTGCCTTGGTTGATTCATTTATCTGTTTTCAAGACCTCGCGCCCATAGAGATTACATGCATCACAAGTTCGCGTCGGAAGAAGCGCCGCTGCTCGCGATAGATGGTGTACTATATCTCCATATTGATTACTACACTAATTCTCGTTTTTTGACTTTACTCTATATTACCATTGTAGCTGTTTATCGCTTATTATGCTCTCGTTGTGCTCTTAGTGCTGTCGTTGTATTGTTAATTAGCTACGTTTATGTGCTATTAAGTAATAATACTAATAAACCGCCGTTTAAGTAGTAAAAACCCTTCTTCCGCGGTTATAGCTCTctcttactactactaaacaacactattactattactaatctctgccgctctcgctctcgatcTCGTCTATAGCTTTTATATTAATAAATAGTAACGAAGGCTAGGCTACCGAGAACGCGCGGCTTACCGTATAATTATCCGCCGCACTAGCGCTAATACCTAACCGCGTCGATATACTAATGCTCGACAATAGCCTAACTCTATCGCCGCCGTTATCGCCCTTAACTCTACCTACTAGTCTCTAAGTCTTCCGTAAGCCTACTACCTTTAATAAAAGCTAGccgtagtatattagtaatACGAAGTAGACCGAAGCCCTTACTAAAGCTTAATCCGTAGATGCTATAGTATGGAAGAGTAGCCGCTAGACGCTTACTCGATATAACTACGCCGGCCGAGTAtaggagacggacgaaggtaagtTTAATATAGGTAATCTAACCTAATCTCGGCCTAATCTAAGCTAATTCTCCTAGGAATACCTACTATTATAATCTGCCGCTACTATAAGAGGGACGATTATGTCTACCGCGTATATAAGGATCCCTCTTATAAGCTTACTTCTTA
Coding sequences:
- the CYP-64 gene encoding putative P450 monooxygenase (P450 putatively acting on a cyclic terpene. It is also similar to other p450s found next to terpene biosynthetic genes in other fungi. Similarity was assessed by multiple and local sequence alignments. The gene is part of a cluster containing a geranylgeranyl diphosphate synthase and a terpene cyclase.. ...), encoding MLDWMSVAPSGLSAFAGTVLLALIYSATTVGYNLYLHPLAKYPGPKVRAASGWPYFLDLIRGNSPQYMLELHDQYGPVVRVAPNELIFNRPQAFKDIYGRKAGQKELRKDEMYASGMGEPTLLYCDETYHSYIRKLMAPGFSESALRKQETVVQSRLALLICKLHEEGQDGHASIDLMKWVNFFIFDVVGHLTYGDSFECITSSALHPWITKFTGLGRPMAYAQASQRLPRFLRLPFLALMLDRSLLSDRKFLYKTSEKAKVQARIAKESPIPDFMGTLIESHKDGKMTALQLNSNAVFLMAAGTETLVTSVVHTIFRLLTNKHALLKLTQEIRSTFTTSEDITMTGVNKCRYLLACLDESLRIQAPSPVTHPRFTPTEGITIDGHFVPGNMAVGVPIHAACRSSVNFHDPDTYAPERWTGEDRRYINDSKDAAMIFSVGPRDCLGRSIAMIGLKLVIARLIWHFDIEQCFPDDWAEQKVYLVWEKSPLMVKLHPVKR
- the GGS2 gene encoding geranylgeranyl diphosphate synthase 2 (Geranylgeranyl Diphosphate Synthase 2 part of a probable cyclic diterpene gene cluster) is translated as MLDVRGSLPGQVNTGTISPYRRIDRSNDTIGTSDLAADEQVLLGPFNHLDARPGKEIRSQLIDAFDSWLQVPTASLAVIKNVVRMLHNASLLIDDIQDNSELRRGAPAAHHAFGTAQTINSANYVYFRALRELSTLHNPVMVQIYTAELLNLHHGQGMDLFWRETGTCPTESRYLEMVGNKTGGLFRLAIRCMCVEGSPKQSSADYIRLATMIGILFQILDDFRNLTDGSYTSSKGFCEDLTEGKFSFPIVHAIRSNPGDSFLHDILRQHTDDPAVKKEAVSYLERCGSLIYTQGVIHQLAGDVLTLADEVDAGQGRAQALKDIVQRLMVKL
- a CDS encoding aldehyde dehydrogenase-like protein (Aldehyde dehydrogenase associated with a possible diterpene secondary metabolite gene cluster), which produces DLGRYAIPHKLYIHGDWSDSSKQQTRSLTSAVTDQVICDNVHWATGEDVDRAVDSAERGLKAWQALSKRQRREALVKYGELLREHAQAIFWLEAVLTGKARSFSAYEVDAAAETFKCNSIDTFHGQVISQEDECIKYTLHQPFGICAAVLPFNGPLVCFAMKAAPALAAGNALIVKASELNPFSTMLAISLSVEAGIPPGTINGLIGDGEAGNALASHMKIRKISFTGSLPTARLIQTAAAQSNLKSVTLELGGKSPIIVFPDADLDRAAEGCCQFLMLNGQGCMLGTRVYLHKTISDQVISRIQATVQMYEANLQSDPFRDDTWSSPLFNARQRETVLRYIEHGKSEATLLPGGGEVIDGSGCYIRPAIFTNPSSAASILKSEIFGPVVVISTFEEEDVVIKAANDSELGLGAFVWTRDIGRALRVSSQIEAGCVGVNGNPYVPWVANTTAGGWKQSGQGVENGFAALLDWTQTKSVKISG